A region from the Stutzerimonas stutzeri genome encodes:
- a CDS encoding site-specific integrase has product MPYTIKTFMTRSGERFSQLYDTETPGLPLFYPTAFVARFLRSATHETQKVYLAVIKRICEWEFTKQVDLANCFHRSKFLTCAQIDDLANHLRASKLGGKGEVIGSPKYNTYVAYATEYLRWLAQEVITDWNTVNVRASIEAQSDMLLKKKIRKSGSKSSQNRRVVTKSLTTASSGKLLSLFEQPFEGITRTQDLGSRIRNIVMLRILYETGMRVGELLGLKLKNFSNATGEDSATLEITRNHHDEFDSRLNQPVAKTLGRTLPISESLEAQLDEYCNNWRAEVEGVGFSDEDFIFVIHRAGRTLGQALPKSSFDSGLSNLKKSFPALTPIHPHLLRHDWNYRFSMKVDAIGMSFEEERQLREYLMGWAPGSAMSNRYNYRHVQEKSLEVGLSIASDSARGLQ; this is encoded by the coding sequence ATGCCCTACACAATCAAAACCTTCATGACAAGGTCCGGCGAGCGGTTTTCCCAGCTTTACGACACAGAGACGCCAGGCCTCCCTTTATTCTACCCGACAGCCTTTGTCGCTCGCTTCCTCCGCTCAGCCACTCACGAGACGCAGAAAGTCTATCTGGCCGTGATCAAGCGCATCTGCGAATGGGAATTTACCAAACAGGTGGACCTCGCCAACTGTTTCCATAGAAGTAAGTTTCTCACCTGTGCCCAGATTGATGACCTTGCTAACCATCTAAGAGCCAGCAAGCTCGGAGGAAAAGGCGAAGTCATCGGAAGCCCGAAGTACAACACCTATGTCGCCTATGCAACAGAGTATCTTCGCTGGCTTGCCCAAGAGGTTATTACGGACTGGAACACAGTAAACGTAAGAGCATCAATCGAAGCTCAAAGCGATATGCTCTTAAAAAAGAAAATCCGAAAAAGCGGTTCAAAATCCTCGCAAAACCGTCGTGTAGTTACCAAAAGCCTGACCACTGCCTCCAGCGGCAAATTATTGAGCCTGTTCGAGCAACCATTCGAAGGCATAACGCGCACTCAAGATCTAGGATCCAGGATACGGAATATCGTAATGCTCCGTATTCTCTACGAAACTGGCATGCGCGTCGGCGAGCTACTAGGCCTCAAGCTAAAAAACTTTAGCAATGCAACTGGCGAGGATAGTGCCACCTTAGAGATCACCCGCAATCACCATGATGAATTCGATTCAAGACTGAACCAGCCAGTTGCTAAAACACTCGGCCGTACGCTTCCAATATCGGAAAGCCTCGAGGCACAACTTGATGAATACTGCAACAACTGGCGAGCTGAAGTCGAAGGTGTCGGTTTCTCTGACGAAGACTTCATTTTTGTAATCCATCGAGCCGGGCGAACCCTAGGCCAAGCACTCCCTAAAAGTTCTTTCGACTCCGGACTTTCTAACCTCAAAAAATCCTTTCCGGCACTAACACCGATTCACCCGCACCTTTTACGCCACGATTGGAACTATCGATTCTCAATGAAAGTAGATGCGATCGGCATGTCATTTGAAGAAGAACGACAATTAAGAGAGTATTTAATGGGCTGGGCCCCCGGCTCAGCCATGTCAAACCGCTACAACTATCGACATGTGCAAGAAAAATCGCTCGAAGTCGGCTTATCCATTGCATCTGACTCAGCGAGGGGCCTACAGTGA
- a CDS encoding site-specific integrase, with translation MNSTPTHANISTELDIDLQRTDRPEPHGDLFYWDNDTLVRTGQKRIDMTHGLSRLLSSIKTSFKLHLISFSKQGTYSATSCTTFFMNFRAALNSNPPEEFNAGWIAHSIARPGFHGAKRVAIEFFLHWKERYDSAIKIDALHLLQETAARPNGPRNVLSDDPEKSWLTEDEYESLLMSTWNNYDTGVSDTQVTLIKILSMQYARRPNQIALLKAGDIRGFDESKEIGLTGRIIDFPGIKDQAAETGFRDSKFEPHPLADHVWGLCQIQRQEVRELYEHTLGLSLTDDQLNLLPFFCSEERIKEARSLIETHLKLELLDSLDSPHFHLERHSITEILRWKRNTPSCAYGAAKGQYSKCPKAPISPRTSRVMIINATRMRHTRARQLARKGVPKNLLSHWLGHTTERALEAYYNDPAEQARVIDEAMGPALAPLAMAFAGALIDSDEQATRATDPTSKLEFSRPGELLSVGRCGKHSFCATTSVPIPCYRCKHFEPLVHAPHHEVLDALLQRQSEENQALRIGGQRNLLIPIDLSADILAVKNCITRCNNRIVELGLTQ, from the coding sequence GTGAATAGCACGCCAACACATGCAAACATCTCAACAGAGCTTGACATCGATCTACAACGCACGGATCGCCCTGAGCCTCATGGAGATTTGTTTTATTGGGATAATGACACTTTAGTTAGAACAGGTCAAAAACGGATCGACATGACCCATGGCCTGTCGCGATTACTCTCATCAATCAAGACCTCCTTCAAACTTCACCTAATCTCCTTCAGCAAACAGGGAACTTATTCAGCCACCTCCTGCACGACTTTCTTCATGAACTTCAGGGCAGCATTGAACTCCAACCCTCCTGAAGAATTCAACGCAGGCTGGATAGCGCATTCCATTGCCAGACCGGGATTCCATGGCGCGAAAAGAGTCGCCATCGAATTTTTCCTGCACTGGAAGGAGCGTTACGATTCAGCCATTAAGATAGACGCATTGCACTTGCTGCAAGAAACAGCTGCTCGCCCTAACGGCCCACGTAACGTGCTCTCAGACGACCCTGAGAAGAGCTGGCTAACCGAGGATGAATACGAGTCCTTGTTGATGTCCACTTGGAACAACTACGACACAGGAGTCTCTGACACCCAAGTAACACTAATTAAAATCTTGTCTATGCAATACGCGCGAAGGCCAAATCAAATCGCGCTACTAAAAGCTGGCGATATAAGGGGCTTTGATGAATCAAAAGAAATCGGACTAACGGGCCGAATCATCGATTTCCCAGGAATCAAAGACCAAGCAGCCGAGACTGGCTTTCGAGACAGCAAATTCGAACCACACCCACTGGCAGATCACGTATGGGGGCTTTGCCAAATTCAGCGCCAAGAAGTCAGAGAACTTTATGAGCATACTCTCGGCCTCTCTCTCACGGACGACCAACTAAATCTACTACCTTTCTTCTGCAGTGAAGAACGCATTAAAGAAGCCCGCAGCCTGATTGAAACCCACCTCAAACTAGAGCTTCTTGACAGCCTAGACTCTCCTCATTTCCATCTTGAACGGCATTCAATTACTGAGATATTAAGATGGAAGAGAAACACCCCGTCCTGCGCATATGGCGCAGCTAAGGGTCAGTACTCTAAATGCCCGAAGGCACCAATCAGCCCCCGCACCAGTCGGGTAATGATTATTAATGCGACCCGAATGCGTCATACACGAGCACGTCAACTTGCGCGAAAGGGCGTACCAAAAAATTTGCTTTCGCACTGGCTGGGCCACACAACAGAAAGAGCACTCGAAGCCTATTATAACGACCCAGCGGAACAGGCCCGTGTCATAGACGAGGCCATGGGTCCGGCCTTGGCACCGCTAGCAATGGCTTTTGCTGGAGCTTTGATCGATTCAGATGAGCAGGCCACAAGAGCCACCGATCCGACTAGCAAACTCGAGTTCTCACGCCCTGGAGAGCTACTTAGCGTCGGACGCTGTGGCAAGCACAGCTTCTGCGCTACGACCTCGGTTCCTATACCCTGCTACCGCTGCAAGCATTTCGAACCTCTCGTACATGCGCCACACCATGAAGTACTAGATGCTCTGCTACAGAGGCAGTCTGAGGAGAATCAAGCGTTAAGAATTGGCGGGCAGCGAAATCTACTTATTCCCATTGATCTCTCTGCCGACATTCTTGCAGTAAAAAATTGCATTACCCGCTGCAACAACCGAATTGTCGAACTGGGGCTAACTCAATGA
- a CDS encoding integrase: MTQIIQFIPKHEISANQNLDDFINFAHNELTLWSDLRGFTWTADRWQTTHTGIRFINFENKDLPPKSRSQPIHLMHPSFIEFAKAFLRYKHTLHPTKGISRDIAALRLIEFSLRQNMATPDITKFDQRHWEIIVCTLESSTIRQSLCNIVLSILKSLSDLFIIQVDPRFWRHPYLGARSYDYLNGSQAPAEVKAQKAPDQDALLAIAEVFSRGAYEVQIDNDVMVTCITALLLSAPMRIGETLRFRIDCLRDDHDKNGEIQYYLVYWVPKTKEFARKPIPKTLINITTDAINRLVKITDEGRSLARYMETNPSRFYRHANCPNVQDNEPLSVKQVMQALGFTDRTCCQSLIHRLTGSWSLSGFTLDSLWKLILIEHKATNPYFPYQEPHQGSTNPPLKMSESLLCLRRNQLRLRSTASPVLLAPFDPSFYGKRLDTGNAAAESINFFAYHGYKAFKLKSHSIRHLINRLARSSGISLDLITEWSSRATSRQTRTYLNDDPLTFVAKGADILGTVQKNEPLQPVTEEHAEKYGHGPFHRSRYGICRRSWRAGPCNKFADCLNCSELLMCKGDRLATDTIQHDLDSLRQTYDAAQQAISDGERSASRWTLVTAAQIKQITNLLSILNDISIPDGSPIEIEGRDFSHEQTIVSEKAEAAAIRLPDKQMLGITYGDDLLACLELLRSTDNA; encoded by the coding sequence ATGACCCAGATTATCCAATTTATTCCAAAGCACGAAATATCAGCCAATCAGAACCTAGACGACTTCATCAATTTTGCTCATAACGAATTAACGCTTTGGTCCGACCTGCGCGGCTTTACTTGGACAGCTGATAGGTGGCAAACAACGCACACGGGCATCCGTTTTATAAACTTTGAAAATAAAGACCTACCACCCAAGTCCCGAAGCCAGCCAATCCATTTGATGCATCCATCCTTTATCGAATTCGCCAAGGCATTTCTCCGATACAAACACACCCTGCACCCAACCAAGGGAATAAGCAGAGACATCGCTGCATTACGACTGATCGAATTTTCGTTGCGCCAAAACATGGCAACACCCGACATCACTAAATTTGACCAGCGGCATTGGGAAATAATCGTCTGCACTTTGGAGTCAAGCACTATACGGCAATCGCTCTGCAACATAGTGCTTTCCATTCTAAAATCGTTATCAGATCTCTTCATAATACAGGTCGACCCGCGTTTTTGGAGGCACCCTTACCTAGGTGCGCGCAGTTACGATTACTTAAATGGTTCTCAAGCACCTGCTGAAGTAAAGGCTCAGAAAGCTCCTGATCAGGATGCGCTACTTGCGATTGCAGAGGTATTCTCACGTGGCGCCTATGAAGTGCAGATTGATAATGACGTTATGGTCACTTGCATTACCGCTTTACTACTAAGTGCACCCATGCGTATAGGTGAGACCCTGCGCTTTCGCATTGATTGCTTGCGAGACGATCACGACAAAAACGGGGAGATTCAATACTATTTAGTCTACTGGGTCCCAAAGACCAAAGAGTTTGCACGCAAACCAATTCCGAAAACACTAATAAATATCACTACAGACGCAATAAATCGGCTAGTAAAAATCACTGACGAAGGCCGCTCCTTGGCCCGTTACATGGAAACCAACCCATCGAGATTCTACCGCCACGCCAATTGCCCTAATGTTCAAGACAACGAGCCACTCTCGGTAAAGCAAGTAATGCAGGCTCTAGGTTTTACCGATCGAACCTGCTGCCAATCCCTTATCCATAGACTAACCGGTAGTTGGTCATTGTCCGGATTTACTCTAGACTCGCTTTGGAAACTTATACTAATAGAGCACAAAGCCACCAACCCATATTTCCCCTACCAGGAGCCACACCAGGGATCTACCAATCCTCCATTGAAAATGTCTGAGTCACTGCTATGCCTTCGTCGCAACCAATTGCGCTTGCGGAGCACTGCAAGTCCCGTTCTGTTAGCGCCATTTGATCCTAGTTTTTATGGGAAGCGCCTGGACACTGGAAACGCCGCGGCCGAGTCCATTAACTTTTTCGCCTATCACGGATACAAGGCATTTAAGTTAAAGTCACACAGCATTCGCCACCTAATTAATAGACTCGCTCGCAGCAGCGGCATTTCATTGGATCTGATCACGGAGTGGAGCAGTCGCGCCACCAGTCGGCAGACGCGCACATATTTGAATGATGACCCGCTCACGTTCGTCGCCAAAGGAGCAGACATACTAGGTACGGTCCAGAAAAATGAGCCACTTCAACCGGTTACTGAAGAACATGCAGAAAAATATGGCCATGGTCCATTCCATCGCAGCCGCTACGGTATTTGTCGTCGTAGCTGGCGAGCTGGCCCTTGCAACAAATTCGCAGACTGTCTTAATTGCTCTGAGCTATTGATGTGTAAAGGAGATAGGCTGGCCACTGATACGATTCAACATGATCTAGATAGCCTTAGACAGACGTACGATGCCGCACAGCAGGCGATATCAGATGGAGAAAGGTCGGCGTCGCGCTGGACGCTTGTTACGGCCGCACAAATTAAGCAAATCACTAATTTGCTTTCAATTTTGAATGATATATCGATCCCGGATGGGAGTCCCATCGAAATAGAGGGCAGGGACTTCAGCCATGAACAGACAATTGTTTCCGAAAAAGCCGAAGCAGCCGCGATCAGGCTGCCTGACAAACAAATGCTTGGAATAACTTATGGCGATGACCTTCTAGCTTGCCTAGAACTTCTCCGGAGCACCGACAATGCCTAA
- a CDS encoding IS3 family transposase (programmed frameshift) produces MTNSNDKSGELLGRERRRRWSPEQKLTMVRESLEPGQSVSLVARRNGINANQLFLWRKLYQDGSLSAVSAGEAVVPASELSDALKQIRELQRMLGKKTMEAEILKEAVEIARSRKLDCALTLVAGGRPVKLVSECLGVARSQLTVRIKQSASPKVRRSRPVNDADLVVEIQQQVSELPSYGYRRVWGLLRRARETQSLPAINVKRVYRVMRDHNLLLERRIKQPGVPRRHEGRIAVEASDTRWCSDGFEFRCEDGAKLSVTFALDCCDREAIGWVASPTGYSGDDIRDLMLESVEKRFGDQLPATPVQWLSDNGSAYTAEQTRLFARQIGLQPVTTPVRSPQSNGMAESFVKTIKRDYVAHMPKPDRETALRNLAIAFEHYNEQHPHSALKYRSPREFRRLAAASI; encoded by the exons ATGACTAATAGCAACGATAAGAGTGGGGAGCTTTTGGGTCGGGAGCGGCGGCGCCGCTGGAGCCCTGAGCAAAAGCTGACCATGGTTCGAGAGAGCCTTGAGCCCGGGCAGAGCGTTTCGTTGGTGGCTCGGCGTAACGGCATCAATGCCAACCAACTATTCCTGTGGCGCAAGCTTTACCAAGACGGCAGTTTGTCGGCGGTCAGTGCTGGCGAAGCCGTGGTACCTGCCTCCGAGCTGAGCGATGCGCTCAAGCAGATCCGTGAACTGCAACGGATGCTGGGCAAGAAAACGATGGAAGCAGAAATCCTCAAAGAGGCCGTGGAGATCGCCCGGTCGCGAAAAT TGGATTGCGCACTCACCCTTGTTGCCGGGGGACGACCAGTGAAGCTGGTCAGCGAATGTCTCGGTGTGGCGCGCTCGCAATTAACGGTTCGAATCAAGCAATCGGCATCCCCCAAAGTACGGCGGAGCAGGCCTGTGAACGATGCTGATCTGGTAGTTGAAATCCAGCAACAGGTCAGCGAACTTCCCAGCTACGGCTACCGCCGCGTCTGGGGATTGCTGCGTCGCGCCCGTGAAACCCAGTCGCTACCGGCGATCAATGTGAAGCGGGTTTACCGGGTCATGCGTGATCACAACTTGCTGCTTGAGCGCCGCATCAAACAGCCCGGTGTGCCGCGTCGGCACGAAGGCCGTATTGCGGTGGAAGCCAGCGATACGCGTTGGTGCTCGGACGGCTTTGAGTTCCGTTGCGAGGACGGCGCCAAACTGAGCGTGACCTTCGCCCTGGATTGCTGTGATCGCGAAGCCATCGGCTGGGTCGCGAGCCCGACCGGGTACAGCGGCGATGATATCCGCGATTTGATGCTGGAAAGCGTGGAGAAGCGCTTTGGTGATCAACTGCCCGCCACGCCGGTGCAATGGCTAAGCGACAACGGCTCGGCGTACACCGCCGAACAGACACGCCTGTTTGCTCGACAGATCGGCTTGCAGCCGGTGACCACCCCAGTTCGCAGCCCGCAAAGCAACGGCATGGCTGAGAGCTTCGTGAAGACGATCAAGCGTGACTACGTGGCGCACATGCCCAAACCGGATCGAGAAACGGCGCTGCGCAACCTGGCAATTGCCTTCGAGCATTACAACGAGCAGCATCCGCACAGCGCTTTGAAATACCGCTCGCCGAGGGAGTTCAGGCGCTTGGCAGCAGCATCAATTTAA
- a CDS encoding ABC-three component system protein, whose amino-acid sequence MVAGTHSLNGTTSLPAAHAATEVVGHHWTAGGNNRRLRLHATYCPPTPNTVALHSAILRLALHLKSGSHCLLLGEPLWRQGAGNELGRTLGISESDLDELPWIDNSEALSCASGREISSILEARDESSALHRAMNNLVWEQLQARITARLNSVSDMPLLAALEPKWRSWAAELTADAAARESLLEQLMYPKTEGLDGKHALRVGPRTADLLETAILMLLLVCVAIGNDDGNWREIPDVGDVLSIALQNWSGASGDHSGARPVADDLMAILGPSPASVVILAGVEGSPTSLLESGMADDFETSNSMAAERQPRLLVTRFGVLKHLRNGTLAQLKQQFQRHWDAWRDAREAAIEAYREGH is encoded by the coding sequence ATGGTCGCCGGTACCCACAGCTTGAATGGTACGACGAGCTTGCCAGCGGCCCATGCTGCCACGGAAGTTGTCGGTCACCACTGGACAGCGGGCGGTAACAACAGAAGGCTGCGGTTGCACGCTACCTATTGCCCGCCTACGCCAAATACCGTGGCCCTCCACTCGGCCATCCTTCGGCTGGCCCTGCACTTGAAGAGCGGGAGCCATTGCCTGCTTCTGGGTGAGCCGCTTTGGCGCCAAGGCGCTGGGAACGAGTTGGGTAGAACGCTTGGGATCAGCGAGAGTGATCTTGATGAGCTTCCTTGGATAGACAATTCAGAGGCGCTGTCCTGCGCGTCGGGTCGCGAAATCTCGTCGATCCTGGAGGCGCGAGATGAATCTTCAGCACTTCACCGGGCAATGAACAATCTTGTGTGGGAGCAGCTACAAGCCCGCATCACGGCCAGGTTGAACTCGGTATCCGACATGCCATTACTGGCAGCATTGGAACCGAAGTGGCGCTCTTGGGCCGCTGAGCTAACAGCCGACGCCGCTGCGCGTGAGTCACTGTTAGAACAACTCATGTACCCCAAAACAGAAGGCTTAGACGGGAAACACGCGCTGCGCGTCGGGCCTCGTACTGCAGACCTGCTGGAAACCGCCATTCTGATGCTGCTTCTGGTTTGCGTCGCAATCGGTAACGACGATGGCAATTGGCGCGAAATCCCTGACGTTGGGGATGTTCTCAGCATTGCATTGCAGAACTGGTCAGGCGCTTCAGGCGATCACAGTGGCGCCAGGCCTGTTGCCGATGACCTGATGGCCATTTTGGGGCCTTCGCCAGCGTCGGTAGTCATTCTCGCGGGAGTCGAAGGGTCTCCCACGAGCCTACTCGAGTCCGGTATGGCTGATGATTTTGAGACCAGTAACAGCATGGCGGCTGAGCGCCAGCCCAGATTGCTGGTGACACGATTTGGGGTGCTCAAGCACTTGCGTAACGGGACACTCGCCCAGCTAAAGCAGCAATTCCAACGTCATTGGGATGCTTGGCGCGACGCGCGTGAAGCAGCAATCGAAGCTTATAGGGAAGGACACTAA
- a CDS encoding ABC-three component system middle component 1 — protein MLTLQEVAGAIIQRVEGRYDVCPRDVTELMLPEVDYDSHVLRLKRSHIERAGWRTVLLIELPLTALQAANQWAADVRDVLPEPETADLYMFLMISGIAKDDAARIETDDRFCRKVVVRESEAAGDFLNRTFLAALDPAGDVETLSDPLVSALNTLSNAYPWSAPHIAAWKTQFLTNQNGADVVRVLTDSLGESEVQS, from the coding sequence ATGCTGACACTGCAGGAAGTGGCTGGCGCAATCATTCAGCGTGTAGAGGGTCGGTATGACGTGTGTCCCCGGGACGTAACGGAGCTAATGCTGCCTGAGGTCGACTACGACTCGCATGTTCTTCGACTCAAGCGCTCCCACATCGAACGGGCGGGCTGGCGGACGGTTCTGCTCATCGAGCTTCCACTGACGGCCCTTCAGGCAGCCAACCAGTGGGCAGCCGATGTCCGGGATGTGCTGCCCGAACCTGAGACTGCAGACCTCTATATGTTTCTGATGATCAGCGGTATCGCCAAGGATGACGCTGCACGGATTGAGACGGATGACAGATTTTGCCGCAAGGTTGTTGTGCGCGAATCTGAAGCAGCTGGTGATTTTCTTAACCGGACATTCTTGGCGGCCTTGGATCCCGCTGGCGATGTCGAGACGCTGAGCGATCCATTGGTGTCGGCGCTGAACACGCTGTCCAATGCATACCCTTGGTCTGCTCCACACATCGCTGCTTGGAAAACGCAGTTTCTGACCAACCAAAACGGAGCGGATGTGGTGCGTGTTCTTACCGACTCGCTGGGTGAAAGCGAGGTTCAGTCGTGA
- a CDS encoding AAA family ATPase, with protein MSKLNSITLSNLRKFGSEVTIELSPGATILLAPNGTGKTTVFEAIEFGLTGKIARLRDDLAHIIRDDQAAATVSLSFSELTATSRVTAAGEVSRDGDLSSVFPNVSANDIPFLLRLTHLLDQRENGWIVNAEEKEAGTQLAKLPIGRDGSKARANLAAVRRSLTEQKARAEEVLIGHETDLSEWTRLLQERDIAAAGAVGALRPLDRIADALSDAANQTQSLSQIPPGLLTGPASQEGLTIAHSALTEILQGKVERTRAHISSLALVNDLVESFVAAQEQLEKLNEDLAAASQTLDKHANTRADGNAALQEHQASIHSAQQELTSIGQQLERLIGETTAKQEIAHRNDALTSAIAALREAEENSRVLREQHERNQRVRNQHAQIDAQLHGINQTEQRLEASRLMLADWQATEQQISEVVQQITDLGVLIDKQSIDRDAERSSYETCKAAEATARSFYEMLSSSADAIRQAVASIAQHLPADQDQCPLCLEPHGATKLQSRVAQALEAINPSLTAAEQRLRAAVEALTASEVAVEKAQQALDFSRMELGALESSRQDLGRRVAQFRTDPILASDSLPLARESLRQQLDSIAPAKKRLTDQRAALDALPSPEAFEQTEGAFNSAQQMLDLARVQQSEASTRLDQAVAALAALTSGEPLARTLEQLTAEKAQLEQQISDLNGKVETVQSALDTQQHQLVESLTAVKEIEEEIRRVQTLLLQIRASWQEQDLTGDPLAEAAQAREATLRATLTLLEGYVSALEGIGVEISAWAKLNDSQLAQRLIDAQRLDRSEEAFEAYLNDSINAARSSFLQLSLISDAMDLLDGSLKKEIENVQKHVGKVVPRWQALLKRVVRESRFHEASLKFFNSYNKDRAGVSVPLGNKAVPVPDIASEAQLTDLQLTFLLSMAMSHQWSPWKALLLDDPTQHHDLVHASAVFDLLRDYIVDHGFQVVIATHDALQARYFMRKLQNDGIEAKIWTLVPTEDGVTAQAGSWKQRIQ; from the coding sequence GTGAGCAAGTTGAATTCAATCACCCTGTCGAACCTGCGCAAATTCGGGTCGGAAGTCACCATCGAGCTGAGTCCCGGAGCGACTATTTTGCTCGCGCCCAATGGTACTGGCAAAACAACGGTATTTGAGGCGATCGAGTTTGGCCTAACCGGGAAAATCGCGCGTCTCCGTGACGACCTTGCCCACATCATTCGTGATGATCAGGCGGCAGCGACAGTCAGTCTGAGTTTTTCTGAGTTAACTGCGACATCACGCGTGACTGCAGCGGGCGAGGTCAGCCGGGACGGAGACTTGAGCAGCGTCTTCCCTAATGTGTCTGCAAATGACATCCCATTCTTGCTGCGTCTAACTCACCTCTTGGATCAGAGGGAGAACGGGTGGATCGTTAATGCAGAAGAAAAGGAAGCCGGAACCCAGTTGGCGAAGCTGCCGATTGGTCGCGACGGTTCTAAAGCTCGCGCCAACCTCGCTGCCGTTCGACGGTCGCTGACGGAGCAAAAAGCCCGTGCGGAAGAAGTGTTGATTGGGCATGAGACTGATTTGAGCGAGTGGACTCGCCTACTTCAGGAGCGTGACATAGCTGCTGCCGGTGCAGTAGGTGCATTACGACCGCTCGATCGAATTGCCGACGCTCTCTCTGACGCTGCAAACCAGACGCAAAGCCTGAGCCAGATTCCACCTGGCTTATTGACCGGGCCTGCAAGCCAGGAGGGGCTGACGATTGCACACTCCGCACTGACCGAGATCTTGCAAGGGAAGGTCGAACGGACTCGGGCGCATATTTCAAGCCTTGCCTTGGTAAACGATCTTGTTGAAAGCTTTGTTGCGGCGCAGGAGCAGCTCGAAAAGCTCAATGAAGACCTCGCGGCAGCTAGTCAGACACTCGATAAACACGCGAACACGAGGGCTGACGGCAATGCCGCCTTGCAGGAGCATCAGGCCAGTATCCACTCTGCACAGCAAGAACTTACCAGCATCGGGCAGCAACTTGAGCGTCTGATTGGAGAAACCACTGCAAAACAGGAGATCGCTCACCGAAATGACGCGTTGACGTCAGCGATTGCTGCCCTACGCGAGGCTGAAGAAAATTCTCGTGTACTTCGCGAGCAGCATGAGCGCAACCAACGGGTTCGCAACCAGCATGCTCAGATTGACGCCCAGCTTCATGGCATCAACCAGACTGAGCAGCGCTTGGAGGCGAGCCGTCTAATGCTTGCCGACTGGCAGGCCACTGAGCAGCAAATCAGCGAGGTTGTTCAGCAAATCACGGATCTCGGAGTGCTCATCGATAAACAGAGCATCGATCGGGATGCCGAACGTTCCTCGTATGAGACGTGTAAAGCTGCGGAGGCCACTGCCCGATCATTTTATGAGATGCTCAGTTCTTCCGCCGACGCAATCCGTCAGGCCGTTGCATCCATAGCGCAACATCTTCCCGCTGACCAAGATCAATGCCCGCTTTGCCTGGAGCCGCATGGTGCAACCAAGCTTCAGTCCCGTGTGGCTCAAGCCCTTGAAGCGATCAATCCGAGTTTGACTGCAGCTGAGCAGCGATTGCGAGCTGCTGTGGAAGCGTTGACGGCCAGTGAGGTCGCGGTTGAGAAAGCGCAGCAAGCACTAGACTTCAGCCGAATGGAGCTGGGTGCTTTGGAGTCCAGCCGCCAGGATCTGGGAAGACGAGTTGCGCAGTTTCGTACCGATCCGATTTTGGCTAGTGACTCGCTCCCATTGGCAAGGGAGTCGCTCAGGCAGCAACTCGATAGTATTGCTCCTGCCAAAAAGCGTTTGACTGATCAGCGAGCGGCTTTGGACGCTCTCCCTTCCCCTGAAGCCTTTGAACAAACCGAGGGGGCCTTCAACTCGGCACAGCAGATGCTCGACTTGGCCCGAGTTCAACAGAGCGAAGCGTCTACGCGGCTGGATCAAGCAGTTGCCGCACTGGCCGCGCTCACCTCTGGAGAACCGCTGGCTCGTACGCTTGAGCAACTCACTGCAGAAAAAGCGCAGCTGGAACAGCAGATCAGCGATCTGAACGGGAAGGTTGAGACTGTGCAATCCGCCCTAGACACCCAGCAGCATCAGTTGGTTGAGTCATTAACCGCAGTCAAGGAGATCGAGGAAGAAATCCGAAGGGTTCAAACGCTCCTTCTTCAAATCCGCGCGAGCTGGCAAGAGCAGGATTTGACCGGCGACCCACTTGCGGAAGCTGCGCAGGCCCGTGAAGCGACACTGCGCGCTACGTTGACCCTCCTGGAGGGGTATGTTTCAGCACTCGAAGGCATTGGGGTGGAGATCTCTGCTTGGGCCAAGCTGAACGATTCACAACTGGCTCAGCGGTTGATTGATGCTCAGCGTCTTGACCGATCAGAAGAGGCCTTCGAAGCGTACCTCAATGACAGCATCAACGCGGCACGCTCCAGCTTCTTGCAGTTGTCCTTGATCTCGGACGCGATGGATTTGCTGGACGGCTCACTCAAGAAAGAAATTGAGAATGTTCAGAAGCATGTCGGCAAGGTGGTACCCCGCTGGCAGGCGCTGCTAAAGCGTGTCGTGCGAGAGTCCAGGTTCCACGAGGCAAGCCTGAAATTCTTCAACTCGTATAACAAGGATCGTGCCGGCGTTTCTGTACCGCTTGGCAATAAAGCGGTACCGGTACCTGATATCGCGAGTGAGGCACAGTTGACGGATCTTCAACTGACCTTCCTGCTCTCAATGGCGATGAGTCATCAGTGGTCTCCTTGGAAAGCACTGTTATTGGATGACCCGACTCAGCATCACGACCTGGTACATGCCTCTGCGGTTTTCGATTTGCTGCGTGACTACATCGTTGATCATGGTTTCCAGGTCGTTATCGCTACCCATGATGCTCTGCAGGCTCGTTACTTCATGCGCAAGCTGCAAAACGACGGAATTGAGGCCAAGATCTGGACGCTCGTGCCGACTGAAGATGGCGTCACTGCGCAAGCAGGGAGCTGGAAACAGCGCATTCAATAA